TGACTGCTCAAGGCATGGAGAACTGGCAGTACACATGGACCCCGGACTCGATCGGGACGTTCACGCTGAGAGTCCGGGCCGTCGACGACTCCGGAAATCTGCAGACGGCGACGCCGGACGCCATCACGGTCAACGTCAGCCCATGATGACGATGAGCGTCGATCCGTGCTCTTGGAGCGCTCGAGCCACCCACGACGACCACCAGTAGTTGCCAACCGTGCATCCTCTGCATGAACGCCACTGGCCCGGCATCCGCCGGCGACATGCGGGGATTCACACGAGCTTGCCCAGGTGAACAGCATGTTCGATTCGGATCGCACCGTGCTCGATCCAGGCCGGAGACCGCGGCCGCGAAAGAATGTCCGTCACGGTGTCGCCGCGTCCCTGGCCGTGGCCATCGCCGCCCTGGTCGTCGCCTGCAGCCCGAACATCACCGGTGCCACGAATGCCGCAGGTGCCGAGCGCCCCGCCCCGCCCTCGAACACCACTCCGCCGACGAATACCGGTCCACCCAGTAACCCCACGCCACGTGCGATCCCCACGCCACGTGCGAATCCCACTCCGGGCGCGGGTTCGGTGGACCTCGGCGACGGCGCTTCCTTCGCGGTGTTCGCGGGCAGGTCCGTCATCAACGAGAACACCGACACGACGGTAGCCGGAAACCTCGGGGTCAGCCCCGGCGAAGCCGTCGTCGGGTTCCCGCCTGGTCTGGTGTTGGACGGGGACGTACACGCCGGTGACGCCCTCGCCGCCAGTGCCCGGGACGACTTCGTTGCGGTCTACGACGACCTGTCCTCGAGGGGTCCGGTCGCGACGGTGCCCACGGAACTGGGCGGCACCACCAAGGGTCCCGGCATCTACACCACACCGGGAGGCGCCTTCACCATCAACGGGACCCTCACGCTCGACGGGCAGCGTGACCCGGACGCGATCTTCGTGTTCCGGGCCACCGACCTGGAAGCGGCACAGGTAAGCAACATCACCCTGGTCCGGGGCGCCCAGATCGACAACGTCTACTTCGTCCTCACCGGGTCGGCGACACTTGGCCAGTGGGTCACCTTCCAGGCGAACGTGCTGGCGCAGGGGGACGTGGAGGTGTCGGCCGGCGCCGTGACCTTCGGCCGCCTCGTGGCGCTGTCGGAGAGCGTGCGGATGAACACCGACGCAAGTTCGCTGAGCACTCACATCTCGCTGCCGAACAATCCGCCCACGACCACAACGCTGACCGCGTCGCCGAACCCGTCGCGGCCGGATGAGGCGGTCACCTTCGTCGCCACCGTGATGCCAGTCGTCGTCGGCCCCCAGCCCCAGGGTGAGGTCGTTTTCAAGGACGGCGCCACGATCATCGGATCAGACCTGCTCAACGCCTCCGGAACGGCCACGTTCAAGACGTCGGCGCTGTCCCTGGGGGAGCATGCGATAACCGCCGAGTATCTCGGCGGTCCCAGTCCCAACAACGAGGCGATCATCACCTTGGCGCCGAGCACGTCGACCAAGGTGGTCCAGGTCGTCTCGGCCGGCTGACGTGTCACCCCGCGGGTCCTCACAGGTTCTGGACGGTGAGGACGATGAACAACACGATCACCGCCTCGCTGATGATCCAGGAGTTGTTGTTCATCCAGTCCCGTAGGCGCGGCAGCGCCCGGCGACCGCGTTCGCCCAGCGCCAGCACGCACAGGGCCGGCAACCCGAGCAACAGCAGGGACAGGCCGATGAAC
This Actinopolymorpha cephalotaxi DNA region includes the following protein-coding sequences:
- a CDS encoding ice-binding family protein, whose protein sequence is MDLGDGASFAVFAGRSVINENTDTTVAGNLGVSPGEAVVGFPPGLVLDGDVHAGDALAASARDDFVAVYDDLSSRGPVATVPTELGGTTKGPGIYTTPGGAFTINGTLTLDGQRDPDAIFVFRATDLEAAQVSNITLVRGAQIDNVYFVLTGSATLGQWVTFQANVLAQGDVEVSAGAVTFGRLVALSESVRMNTDASSLSTHISLPNNPPTTTTLTASPNPSRPDEAVTFVATVMPVVVGPQPQGEVVFKDGATIIGSDLLNASGTATFKTSALSLGEHAITAEYLGGPSPNNEAIITLAPSTSTKVVQVVSAG